Part of the Stackebrandtia endophytica genome is shown below.
GACCACGGTTCCCGCCAGATCTCGCGCATAGAACGCCTGCCGGTATGTCTCCGGCCTGCCGACGGCGTCGATGACGACGTCGGCACCGAAGCCTTCGGTCAGCTCCCGAATCGCCGTCACGACGTCGCCCGTGGCGGCGTCGACGGTGTGGGTGGCACCCAGGTCGGTGGCCGTAGCGAGTTTGCGCCCGTCGAGGTCGACGGCGATGATCTTGGCCGCGCCGGCCAACCGGGCTCCGGCGATGGCCGCACTACCGACACCCCCACATCCGATCACGGCGACGCTGTCGCCCCGCCCGACGTTGCCGGTGTTGATGGCCGCGCCCAACCCCGCCATGACCCCACATCCCAGTAGCCCGGCGGCCGCCGCCGAGGCTCTCGGATCTACTTTGGTGCATTGCCCGGCGGCAACCAGGGTCTTCTCGGCGAACGCACCGATACCCAGCGCGGGCGTCAGCTCGGTACCATCGGCCAGCGACATGCGTTGTGTCGCATTGTGGGTGTCGAAGCAGTACCACGGTCGACCACGGCGACAAGCTCGACACTGTCCGCATACGGCCCGCCAGTTCAGGATGACGAAATCGCCGGGCTGGACCTCGGTCACCCCCGCACCGACCTCGGAGACGATCCCCGCCGCCTCGTGACCGAGCAGGAACGGGAACTCATCGTTGATGCCACCTTCCCGGTAATGGAGGTCGGTGTGGCAGACCCCGCAGGCCTGGATGTCGACCAGAGCCTCCCCGGGGCCGGGGTCGGGAACCCTTATCGTCTCGATCCGTACCGGCTCGTTCTTCGACGCCGCGATCACCGCTTGAACCTGGTGCGCCATCGGTCCTCCTCGCTGGGGCAGGCCAAAATCCGACTGTACTGCGCGGCGGGCGACAACGGAAGCCATCGACATGCGGGTGCCGGAGCACTCCGACGTCACAGGCAATAGGGTGAGATCATCGATGATCGCGGTTGATGTGACCCGGCCGCGGTCGACACGGTTTCAGGAGGTCCGTCACCATGACTCTGGCGCCCGGCGACCCGGTACCCGATTTCACCCTTCCCGACCAGACCGGAACACCCAGGACGCTCAGCCGACTGCTGCAGGACGGCCCGGTGGTCCTGTTCTTCTATCCGGCGGCGATGACCAAGGGGTGCACGGCGCAGAGCTGTCATTTCCGGGACCTGGCCGCCGAGTTCAAACAGGTCGGTGCCGTACGGGTCGGCATCAGTCGTGACCCGGTCGACAAGCAGAAGCAGTTCTCGGACCGGTACGACTTCGACTACCCCCTACTGTCTGATGTGGATGGTGAAGTCGTCGGGAAACTGGGCGTCAAGCGCCGTTTCGCCCCGGGGCCGTTGAGCACACGCCGGATCAGTTTCGTCATCGGGCAGGATCAACGCGTCCTTGAGGTCATTCACAGCGAGGTCAACATGGACACCCACGCCGATCAGGCGCTGGAGGTCCTCAAACGACTTCCAGCGGACGACTAAGCGCCGAACGGCCCGCAACGGCAGCAGCGGTTCGGTGTGTGCACCCCGCGCGATCGCACGCGCTCGCCGCAGTTCGGCGTCGAGCTGCGCACCCAGCAGAACCGCGATATTGGATATCCACAGCCACACCAGGAAGACGATGACACCACCGAGGGTTCCGTAGGTCTTGTTGTACGAGGCGAAGTTGGCCGCGTAGAACGCGAATCCGGCCGAGGCCACCGCCCACAATCCGACGGCGACCAATCCGCCCACACTCGGCAGGCGCAGCCGACCGGTCACGTTGGGGGCCGCCCAGTACAGGATGGCCAGAATCAGGCTGACCAACACCGCCAGAACCGGCCACTTCGCCACGTCCCACACGGTGACCGCCACCTGATCGGCGCCGATCATCGAGCCCAGCCATCTGGCCATTCCACCGGTGAAGACCACGATGAGGCCGCATACGGCCACCAGCAGGCCCACGATCACGGTGATCGCCAGCCTCACCGGCCATATCCGCCACACCGGGCGCCCCTCCGGAACTCGGTAGACCACATTGGATGCCCGCATGAACGCCCCGACGTAGCCCGACGCCGACCACAATGACACCAGGAGACCGACGATCGCCACGACCGATGCCGTGGCCGCCGATTCCTGCAGATTGCGGATGCCGTCGGTGAGGACCTGACCGACCGCGCCCGGCACCAGATCGGTGACCTGGTCGATGAGTTCGTCGGTGGTGTCGGTGCCGAGCATTCCCAGAACCGAGACGATCACCAGAAGGCCGGGAAAGATCGACAGCACGGAATAGTAGGTCAGCGCCGCCGCCCAATCCAGCAGGTCGTTGGCGAAGAAGTTCGACACCGATCGACGTAGCAACCGGACGAGATCGGGTTTCTCCGGTCGCTCGTCGTCGGGCGTGGAGGGGTGGTGTACCGGGTCGGGCGGGAGGTCGGGGCGCATCGTCACCTCGTCAGTCGCGGGGGTGATGGATTCTCAGGTTCCGAATCACCACCGCCGCCACACCCGCCACGGCAACGGCGATGGCGGCCGCCAACAACGGCCGACGGTGTCGGGAGGCCATGTCACCGGCCCGGCCACCCGCCGCGCGGACCCGGGCCGCCGCGCGCCTACCTCGAGCCAGTGGACTGACCCGATCGGCCAACTGCTCGATGGTGGCGCCCAAGGCCGAACGGGTGGCGAGGATGTCGGCACGCAACGCCGCCGGATCCTCCGGAATGGGAGCCGCCGGATCCTTCGGGATGGGGTCGGAGGAGTCGGTGTCCAGTTCCGCCCAGTCCTGCTGGCGTCGACTACTGGTGGAACGCACCGAGTCGGCCTCCAGCCCCTCCTCCACCGAGTCGGTCAGCGGTGAAGCCGGTGTCGATTCAACGATGCGCGCCTCGGTCTCCTGCGCGCGTTCGGTCATGCGGTCACGTTCCAAAGTCATCGATTCAACGCCCTTCGGACCTCGGCGATATCGGCCTTGAGGCCGTCCATCGCCTCCTGCGGCAGCGGTTGTGAGGCACGTTTGACGTTGCTTCGCCCCACCAACGCGAGTATCAACGCGATCAACAGCAGCCCGCCCGCCACGATGAGCGCGGCCGCCCACCCCGGCAACACCAGCGCCAAGGCCAACACCGCGGCCGTCACCAGACAGCCGACGGCGAAGAAACCGAACAGCGCTGCGCCGGAGAACAAACCCGCCCCCGACGCCGCCCGCTTCGCCTTGAACCTCAGTTCGGCCCGCGCCAACGCCAGTTCGTCACGAATCAACCGGGACAACTGGTCGATGGCCCGCTGTACCAGCTCGGCTGTCGTAGGGCGGGGTGGTTCATGGGTGGCCTTGTCCAACACCTCGGTCATGCGAACCTCCCCTGAACACGGTGGGCTTACCCGCGGCTTCCGTTGATCAAACCTTCCACGATGGCGCGTCGATTCGTGGCCGATTCGATGGATTCGCCGACTCACCCCTCCGGTTTCTCAGGTGTTGAGCTGTAGCGCGCGAATGGCGCGAAGCGTCACCACGCCCCGCCACTCCAACGGTGAGGCACCCGGTGGCGGTTCCCAGGTCAACGCCCATCCGCCATCGGCCTGTTGCCCGGTGGACAGGTCGGCCAGATGAGCGTCGAAGGCGTCGGCGGGGAAGAGGTCGTGTAGCGGGTCGGACGGGTCCGGAGCGATGTCCAGTGGCGTTACGCCGTAGCCGGGGCCGGGGTACAGATGGAAGTGATCGAGGTTCGCCAGGTCTCCGGTGAGGCGGGAGAGCTGTTCGGTCGCCCATTCCCGATCCGACGAGGCCGTCACGAACCGCAGGATGTTCGCCAGAGTGTGGCCACCGACCCCGGCGGTCGGTGTCCGGTCGATGCGGTCACGGCAGAACGCCTCGGCGCGGTCGAGCCACTCGGCCCGACAACCGAGCCTGCGCAGCCGCACCACGATGCCGGCGGTCGGGTTCAGGTCGGGTGGGAACCGGCCGTCGCCCCAGTGTGCGGCATGTGGATGGTCGACGACGTCGGGCAGCACGATCGGAAGCCCACCGTCGGAGCTCACCAGGGGTGCGAGGTACTCGGCGAGGTCGTTCGCCAGGGCACCGAGCCGCTCGGTGACGACCGGGGCGACGCCTGCGGCGGTCATCGCGACCTGTTCGGCGACCTCGAGCCCGAAATCCACCGCGAGTGGTTGGCTGGCGGGCGTACGCGCATCGGGCTCCAACGCGTTGCCGAGGCCGAGGTCGGGGTTCTGATATGCCCGCAACGCATCCAGGACCGCCAACGCGATCCGCGGGGACGGTTCACCGAACCACAGGTCGGCGAGCCGACGCTCCAGCAGTCGGCCGTTCAGCGTGAGGAAGGTCCGGCCTCGTTGGATCATCGTGTGCGGATCGGTGTTCGGGTCCATGAGCGCGAGCCTGCCATCCGGCTGTGACAACGGCGGCCGTTGACGCAGCTCGCCTCAGGCCCGGTTGAGTCGCTTCCGCCGGGACCGTTTCACCCGGTACATCGCCTGGTCGGCGTCGTGCAGCGCATCGGCCACCCCGACGAAACCGGGTTTCAACGGCGCCCAACCGATGCTGATGGACACCGGGATGTCGATCACCATGCGCTGCCAGTCGTCGCCGGTGACCGCCTCGTTGATGCGCGCCCCGATACCGTCGGCGTCGGCGACGGTCGCCTCGGGGAGCACCACGACGAACTCGTCGCCGCCGGACCTGGCCAGCAGGTCGCCGATGCGGATGCTGCGCGCCAGAATGCCGGCCACTCGCTGCAGCACCTGGTCTCCGGTGGCGTGGCCGTAGGTGTCGTTGATGGTCTTGAACCCGTCGAGGTCCAGCATTCCCACCATCGCGTCGGAGCCGCGCGCGACGAGGTCACGGACGAACCGTTCCAACCGACGGCGGTTGGGAAGCCCGGTGAGCGGATCGGTCATGGCCGCATCGGCGTACCGCGCGGCGGTCTTACGCAGGTGCTCGTGGTCGAGCAGGGCGCCGACGCTGTCCAACAGCAGCGGGCGCAACCGATCCGATTGATCACTGATGTTGGCGATGACCTGCCGTTCGGCGGCCAATGCCTCGGCATACCGCCCCAACGACGACAGGGCCAGGGACCGTATCCGCAGTGGTTCGGCCGCACCGGCGACGTTGCCTTGCACGTCGGGGTGGTCGAGCACCTTCAACGCGTCTTCACCGTCTCCGGCGCTGATCAGATCGCACGCCTGCGCGAGCAGGCGCACCTCTCGAAACACCGGCAGGTCGACCGACCCGGAGAGCCGAATGCCGGAGGGGTGACCCAACGCGGTGAGGCGCCGTGCCGCGAAGTTCAACCACTCCCGGGACGGCGGGTCCAGCTCGGACTCATCGGGGATGTCGACCAGCAGGTCGCGCAATGCCGTCGCACAACCGTCGGCATCACCTCGGTGGTCCAAGGCGATCGCGCACCTGACGACCGCCTGCATCCGCCCGAGATCCCACAGCGAAACGTTCGACACAGCCATCATCTGCGTGAACGCAGCTTCGGCCTCCTGGTGATAACCCATGATCGAGTACGTCAACGACAGGTTGCGCCACGCGTTGGCGGCGGGCTCTCCGCGTTCGGTCATGGTCGACAGCGCCCGCTCGGCCTTGATGAGATGGGTTCCGCAGTTCTTCAGTGATCCACTCTGGTATGCCGACCACGCTGCCAGCGCGTTGAAGTTCCCGACGAGACGAAGGTCGGGGCAGTTCTCCACCGCGTCGGAGGCACGGGCCAGCGCGGCACGGATTCCGGGACGGTCACGCAGGTTGATGTTGGCCGCCAGAACGAACTGGCGTGCCTGAGCCACCCGCATGGGATCGGTGCTGGCCTCGGCGATCCGCTCGGCGACGTCGATCACTCGGTGAGGCGGTTCCTCCAGCATGACGGCACGCAGGCGCACGAAATCGTCCTGCCACGTCGAAAACGACGTATCGTGCTGCGATGACGGCATTCCACCACCTTGCCAGTCAGTTGAAATTCGCTGTCACTGAGCCATGATGTGGTTACCCACCATAATCCGCCGAATCCCGAACAAACAACGTCACGGGAATCAGTTATGCACCTGAGACAATGTGCGAATGTGATCCTATCCACGCCGCGCCACGTCGTCACCCGGATATGCGGTGATGTTCACGCTGTTCAGAGCGAATATCGCGCCTCGGCGTCACCTCTCAACGAGGGGGTCCGTCACCACGTGGGACGATCGGCGACGTGACCGATGCCCCAATCCTGAGCCTCAACCTCTACATAGGGGGTCGATTGAGCATGGCCGTGGGCGCCCGTGTCATCAGCGCCAAGCCCGGGGGCCGACTATTGTGGATCGCGCCGCAATCCCCGATGTGGCGGCATCGGGCCCGCGACGGCAGACATTGGCGGGACGTACCGGTGACCGACGACTCGATGCGCGAAGCCGAACTGGTCACCGATATCTGGACGAACGCCTCACTCATTTGGCAACCAGCGTCCGCAAAACATGCGATATGGCAACGATTCGACGCCACCGGGCGTTTTCAGAACTGGTACGTGAATCTCGAAGAACGGCGCCATCAATTCGGTCAAATCAATGTTATTGACCATGAGCTCGACATTCTGGTCAATTCTGACCGTGACTGGCATTGGAAGGATGAGGAATCGTTCGCCGCGAAGATCGGCGACCCCGCCTATTGGACTCGGGAGGAGGCCGAACGCATCCGAGCGGAGGCGGCGACGGTGATCGGCCAGATCGAGTCGGGCACCGGGATCTTCGACGGTCGGTTGCGCCGGTTCCTTCCCGACCCCACCTGGCCACCGCCAGACCTGCCTCCGGTACCCGCGCGTCGACTACCGGGCTGATCCCCGCCCCGTCCAGGATTGGTATACAAGGGTTCGCGTCGGGAACGGAGTAGGCATGCGGGTGCGGTCGTTGCGGTTCGGGGTCGTCGGAACCGGCCTGATCGGTGGTTCACTGTTGCGTCGACTGGTCGACACCGACATCGAGGTCCACGGTTGGGATCCCGACGGTGAGACTCTCGAGTTCGCTCAACGACACGCCCTACCGGTCACCGGGGATCTGGCCGAGGCGGTGGCCGACCGCGACATCGTCATACTCGCCACCCCACTGTCGGTGTTGCCACACATTCTGGAACGGATCACCGACCACATCGGTCCCGACACCGTGATCACCGACGTCGGTTCGACCAAATCGGGGGTCGCGGCCGCCGCCGCGAAGAGTCCGTTGCGTGACCGATTCGTCCCGGGGCATCCGATGGCCGGGACCGAGCACTCCGGACTGTCGGCGGCCCGCGCCGGCCTGTTCGACGGCGCGACCTGGGTCCTGTGTCCCGATTCAGTGGCCCGCATCGGACACGTTCGCACCCTCATCACGGTGATCACAACGGTGTTCAACGCTCGCGTGACGCTCATGTCACCGGACCGACACGATTCGACCGTCGCCCTGTCGTCTCACGTACCGCATCTGCTGGCGGGTTCGTTGGCGGGAGCGGCACGCGCATCCGGTGACGAGGACGCGGTACTGGGCCTGGCTGCGGGTAGTTTCACCGATGGAACCAGGGTCGCGGGGACCGCCCCGGCCCGCACCGTCGACATGCTCACCGCCAACAGGGACGCCGTGTTGGCACAGCTGGCGCTGGTGCAGAACCACTTGAGCGACATGGCCCAGGCGCTCACCGCCGATGACGCCCGAGGCCTGACCGCGTTGTTCGCCCAGGCCAGACAGGTGCGAACCCGGCTCACGACGCGCGCGGACCGTCCCGCCACTCACCGATTCGACCCCGCCGATCCGGACGGTGAGTTCGCCTTCCTGATGGGCACCGGCGCCCAAGGCGTCGGTCTCACCGACTGCACCGTCACCGACGACGCGATCGTGTACTCCAGCCTTGGATGAAACAGGCCATCTCACCACGGTATCGAGCAAAACCGTCTGAGGTATTCGGCATGATGTGACCACGAGTGGGCGACCAGTGAGGAATCACCATGGAGCACGTGACATCTGCCGACGGCACCCGGATCGCGATGGACCGCACGGGCAGCGGCCCACCGCTGGTCCTGGTCGGTGGCGCATTGTCCACACGGGACGCCGGTATACCGTTGACGGAGGAGGTGCAATCGGAGTACACGGTCTATCGGTATGACCGACGCGGCCGCGGCGACAGCGGCGACACGCCGCCCTACCGGGTCGAGCGCGAGATCGAGGACCTCGCGGCGGTCATCGAGGCCGCTGACGGGTCGGCGTTCGTGTACGGCAACTCCTCCGGTGCCGTGCTCGCGCTACGGGCCGCGGAGGCCGGTCTGCCCATCCGGAGACTCGGTCTGTTCGAGCCGCCGTTCGTCGGTGGAGACCCCGATGCCATACCGAAGATCTCACGGTTCCTCGACGAGGAGGACCGGGCGGGCGCGATCCGGTTCTTTCTGATCTCGATCGGGGTTCCCGCCGAGATGGTCGACGCCTCGGCGGACCCGGCCCTGGAGGCGTTGGCACACACCATCGTCTACGACCTGACCATCACCGGCGACAACGACGGACTGGTTCCGGTGGATCGGCTCGCCCGGATCGACGCCCCCGCCTTGGTCATCAGCAGCACCGGCAGCGCCGAGCCCATGCGGGAAGCCGCCCAGGCCACCGCCGACCTGCTGCCGAACGGTGTGTACCGATCGTTGGCCGGCGGTTGGCATGGGGTTCCCGACGCCGATCTGGCGGATCTGATCAAGCAGTTCTTCGTCGAGTGATCAGGCCACCGTGGTGTCGGATTGCGCGGGCAGGCAGTCCATGAACGAACTGACCGAGAACACCGCGTTGCCGGCGCCGGGGGGACCGTAGCCGGGTGGGCTGGTGAGACCGTTGCGTTCCATGGTCGCCTGGTAGGACTCCAGCAGCCGGATGTGGTATTCCAGCGGCGCGCCGTTGGGGTTGGATTTGCCCAGCGGCGTGGTCGGCTCTGGGCACCAGGTGGTGAACCGGGGCGTGATGCCACGGGACATGAAGTACTCCAGGCCCTCGGTCGTGGAGTCGATGGCCTCGCCGACATCGGTGAAGCCGTGCGGGGCGGCCATTTCGACACCGGCGACGAAGTTCGGGATCACGTTGCGCGCACCGAAGACCTCGGCGGACTCGAGGATGCGTTCGTGCCACAGCTCCCGGCCGACGTACCGTTCCTTGCCGGGGCAGTACAGCTCGAAGAGCCGTTTGTCCCACACCTCGTAGTTGGGGTGGTAGATGCGGATGCCGTAGTCGTAGAAGCGCTGCACGTCCTCACGGGGCAGTGCCTGCGCCACGACCTTGCCGATCCAACGGCCCGGGAACCGTTCCTCGATGGCCTTGGCGTAACGGCCGTAGAAGTCGGCCTCCCCCAGTCCATCCACTTTGGAGGTCACACTGCCGCCGGTGAGCGTGTAGGCATGGGAGGCGCCGGTGGTGTCGTAACGGTCGATGATCTCCATCGCCTCCAGCACCTCGTCGACCGGCTTGACCCCGGTGTAGGGCCGCCCGGCCGCCTTGTGCTGGCGCCAGTTGTGGTTGATGTCGCAGTACTGGCACTCCTCCTTGGCGCCGAAGTACTGGCACACCCGAAACACCGTCAGGTAGATCAAGTAACCCCACTGAATCGTGGGAGCCACCTCCATCACCGACTTGCCGTTGGCCAGTTTGTGCCGGTAGTACTCCGGCATCGGCGGCAGACCCACGTCGGCGATGGGGCGCCCGTCCAGCGTCAGACGCAGCATCCCGTCGGCGTCGGCCTGCACCCGGTAAGGCGACTGTGGGTTGACGCGAACCGACACCACGGTGCGTCGCAGCTGGTAGGGACCACCGGTCAGCACGATCTCCTCCGGCGGACGCCGCAGCGCCGCCGTACCGAGTTCGGGCAGGGTGCGGTGATCGAACGAGAAGATGAAGTACGACTTGGGCTTGACCTCGCCGTCTTCGTTGTCGGTCAGCGCTGAGTCGTCGAAGGCCACCCCGCCGCGCAGCAGGTCCTCCTTGATCACGGCTTCCGGCGGAACCTTGGGAAACCGTGCCATGAGGTCTTCGATCAGATCTGTGCGAGTCTGCATGGGCACTCCTGTCGAGCCGATCCGTCCACCTCATCACATCACTAGATCCGCTTGACGCGGGCCCGGCAGAGCCGGTCGTGTCACCGGTCACGCCGGAACACCCCTCGAGTGTCTCTCGGTCACGGTGTCACCCCAATGGCGGAATCCCACCGGCATGGCGACACGACGACACGACACTCACTGTCGATAGCCGTTGGTACGCAATGAATAACGTAAGGTGACCCTCCGACGAGTCACGACGTGAAGGATGGGAATGCCAACCAAACAGCCGTTCACCCTGCCCGCGTTCTACATGCCGTACCCGGCGCGGCTGAACCCGCACCTGGACGGAGCCCGCGACCACACCCGGCGCTGGGCGAAGGACATGGGCATGCTTGACGCGCAGCGCGCCGGCGGTGGACTGATCTGGGATGAGTCGGATCTGGAGAAGCACGACTACGGATTGTTGTGCGCCTACACTCACCCCGATTGCGACAGCGACGCGCTCAACCTCATCACCGACTGGTATGTGTGGGTGTTCTTCTTCGACGACCATTTCCTGGAGATGTACAAACGCACCCACGACACCGAGGGAGCCAAGCAGTACCTGGACCGGCTCAATCAGTTCATGCCGTTGGACGGCCAGGAGATGCCGGAGATCACCAATCCCGCCGAACGCGGCCTGGCCGATCTGTGGAATCGCACCGCGCCGTCGATGTCGCCCGAGTGGCGCAAACGGTTCTCCGTCAGCACATACAACCTCCTGATGGAATCGCTGTGGGAACTGTCCAATATCAACCAGGGCCGCGTCGCCAATCCGATCGAATACATCGAGATGCGGCGGAAAGTCGGCGGAGCCCCCTGGTCGGCGAACCTGGTGGAGTACGCCGTGGGCGCCGAGGTCCCCGACAGGATCGCCGCGTCGCGGCCGATGCTGGTACTGCGCGACACCTTCTCCGACGGGGTTCACCTGCGCAACGACCTCTTCTCCTACCAGCGGGAAGTCGAGGACGAGGGTGAGAACGCCAACGCGGTACTGGTGTTCGAGCGGTTCTTCGGCCGACCGACCCAGGAATCGGCCGAACTGGTCAACGACCTGCTCACCTCCCGGTTGCGGCAGTTCGAGAACACCGCGATGGCCGAGGTTCCGCTACTGCTGGCCGACAACCAGGTTCTTCCGCATGAACAGCTCGGCGTCGCCGCGTACGTCAAGGGCCTGCAGGACTGGCAGTCCGGCGGTCACGAATGGCACATGCGGTCCAGCCGCTACATGAACGACTCCCCAGGATCCACTTTGGGTGGCCCGTCCGGCTTGGGCACCTCGGCCGCGCAACTGGCCCTCATCGGCCTGCGGTCCCATGCGTTCGTCCCGTACGAACCGGTGGGGCCCACCGATCTCCCCGACTTCTATCTCCCCTACCCGGTGAACCTCAACCCACACCACAAGAAGGCCTTGGAACACAATGTGGAGTGGACCGACCGCATGGGCATGCTGAAGCCGGTCCCCGGTGTGCCCGGTTCGGGTGTGTGGAACAAGGAGAAGCTTCGCGGATACGACTTCGCGCTGTGTTCGGCCGGCATCGACCCCGACGCCACCGCCGAGGAGCTCGACCTGTCGGCGGACTGGTTGGCCTGGGGCACCTACGGCGACGACCTGTACCCGCAGATCTACGGCCGCAACCGGGATCTGTTCGGAGCGATCGCCCAGACCAAGCGGCTGTCCCAGTTCATGCCGATCGACGGCCCGCCGACCACCGAGGCCGTGAATCCACTGGAGCACGGCCTGGCCGACCTGTGGCGACGGACGTCGGCGCCGATGTCGGAATCGGCGCGTCGCGAGTTCCGCGACGCGGTGGAGTTGATGATCGAGAGCTGGTTGTGGGAGCTGGCGAATCAGGCCCAGAACCGGGTTCCCGATCCGGTGGACTACATGGAGATGCGCCGCCGCACTTTCGGTTCGAACATGACGATGAGTCTGGCGCGTCTCAAGCACGGCCAGCGGGTTCCCTCCGAGGTCTACCGGTCGCGTCCCATCCAGGAGATGGAGAACGCCGCCGCCGACTACGCGTGCCTGATGAACGACGTGTTCTCCTTCCAGAAGGAGATCGAGTACGAGGGCGAGTTCCACAACGGCGTCTATGTCACCCGGGAGTTCCTGGGCTGCAACTCGGTGGAGGCGGTGCGCGCGGTCAACGAACTGATGACCGCCCGGATGCAGCAGTTCGAGCACATCATCGCCTCCGAGCTTCCATCCCTGTACGACGAGTTCGATCTGTCGCCGGAGACCCGCTCGATATTGGACGAATACGTGACCGATCTTCAGAACTGGATGTCGGCGATTCTCAAGTGGCATCAGGACACTCGCCGCTACGGTGAGGCGGACCTGGAGCGGTCATCCCTGATCCCGGGCGCACCCGGTGGTCTGGGCACGTCGGCCGCACGGCTGCCGCGACAAGCGGCCGGTGCACCGACGGCTCACCCGGGGCCGCGGGCCGTCCGGCCGGGCAGCCCGGCGGTCGGGACCTCCACGACTCCCACGGCTCTGGTCAAGGACACACCTCGTCCCGGAAACCGTGGCGAGGCCACGGTCGCCGCATCCGAGGCTCCGGTGACCCAACCGACCCAGGCGCAGGGCTACCAGCCGACCGTTCCCGTCCCCGGCTTCCACGTCCCGTCGGTGGCCGGAGCGGACAAACCGGTCATGGCCGAACTTGTCGGATTGGGCTGAGCTCCCCCGAACCATCATTTGTCTGGCCCGGGCGTCATGCCCGGGCCAGCAGCAGTTGCTCCCCCGGGCTGAGCCGTCCGCCCACTCGCGCCTCGATGGCGATCAGGGTGTGCAGCGCGCCCCGCAGTAGGTCGGTGGCCAGCCACAGGTCGGGGTCCTCGCTGTGGCGCGCCAGCAGGTCCGCCGTGGACACCGCGGCCGACAGATCGATGCGGGCGATGCGGCTGACCACCGGGTCGTAACCGGCTCGGCGCGCCAGGAACGGGGTGAGCAGGGCGCTCACGTCGTTGATGACCCGCAGCGCCAGCCCTCGTAGCGACTCGTGCTGTCCCTCTCTTATGCCGGGACAGTCGGTGAGGTACTCGGCCGCTCGCCGCAACACCGTGGTGATCTCCTGTGGTGCCACCGATGGAGAGTCGGGTTCGACCATCCGACTCAGGTGGGCGTCGAAGTCGGTCAGCGCGTGTCCGGCACGAGCGTTGTCGGTGTCGGCGATCCAGGGTGGAATCAACAACAGGTAGGCGCGTATCGCACTCAAGTCGCTGCGGCGCAGCGACTCCGGCAACAGGCGGTGTCGCGTGAACCGCCGCACCATGTCGGTTTCGGTGACTCGTGTCAGGGACCGATCGGGATCCAGGTCCGGGTCGATACCGGGGTTGTCGTTGAGGAACCTGTGTCTGGCCAGCACGTAGTTGAGGGCACCGGCCAGCGCCGGGTCGGTGTCGGCGCCCTCGTCCCAGGCGGTCGCGAACTCGTAGATGTGGGTGAAGTCGAGTGCTCGGT
Proteins encoded:
- a CDS encoding S-(hydroxymethyl)mycothiol dehydrogenase — translated: MAHQVQAVIAASKNEPVRIETIRVPDPGPGEALVDIQACGVCHTDLHYREGGINDEFPFLLGHEAAGIVSEVGAGVTEVQPGDFVILNWRAVCGQCRACRRGRPWYCFDTHNATQRMSLADGTELTPALGIGAFAEKTLVAAGQCTKVDPRASAAAAGLLGCGVMAGLGAAINTGNVGRGDSVAVIGCGGVGSAAIAGARLAGAAKIIAVDLDGRKLATATDLGATHTVDAATGDVVTAIRELTEGFGADVVIDAVGRPETYRQAFYARDLAGTVVLVGVPTPEMTLDLPLLDVFGRGGALKSSWYGDCLPSRDFPMLIDLYLNGRLNLDAFVSETIPLTGVEEAFAAMQRGDVLRSVVTL
- a CDS encoding peroxiredoxin; translated protein: MTLAPGDPVPDFTLPDQTGTPRTLSRLLQDGPVVLFFYPAAMTKGCTAQSCHFRDLAAEFKQVGAVRVGISRDPVDKQKQFSDRYDFDYPLLSDVDGEVVGKLGVKRRFAPGPLSTRRISFVIGQDQRVLEVIHSEVNMDTHADQALEVLKRLPADD
- a CDS encoding DUF3618 domain-containing protein, translating into MTLERDRMTERAQETEARIVESTPASPLTDSVEEGLEADSVRSTSSRRQQDWAELDTDSSDPIPKDPAAPIPEDPAALRADILATRSALGATIEQLADRVSPLARGRRAAARVRAAGGRAGDMASRHRRPLLAAAIAVAVAGVAAVVIRNLRIHHPRD
- a CDS encoding phage holin family protein; amino-acid sequence: MTEVLDKATHEPPRPTTAELVQRAIDQLSRLIRDELALARAELRFKAKRAASGAGLFSGAALFGFFAVGCLVTAAVLALALVLPGWAAALIVAGGLLLIALILALVGRSNVKRASQPLPQEAMDGLKADIAEVRRALNR
- a CDS encoding GGDEF domain-containing protein gives rise to the protein MPSSQHDTSFSTWQDDFVRLRAVMLEEPPHRVIDVAERIAEASTDPMRVAQARQFVLAANINLRDRPGIRAALARASDAVENCPDLRLVGNFNALAAWSAYQSGSLKNCGTHLIKAERALSTMTERGEPAANAWRNLSLTYSIMGYHQEAEAAFTQMMAVSNVSLWDLGRMQAVVRCAIALDHRGDADGCATALRDLLVDIPDESELDPPSREWLNFAARRLTALGHPSGIRLSGSVDLPVFREVRLLAQACDLISAGDGEDALKVLDHPDVQGNVAGAAEPLRIRSLALSSLGRYAEALAAERQVIANISDQSDRLRPLLLDSVGALLDHEHLRKTAARYADAAMTDPLTGLPNRRRLERFVRDLVARGSDAMVGMLDLDGFKTINDTYGHATGDQVLQRVAGILARSIRIGDLLARSGGDEFVVVLPEATVADADGIGARINEAVTGDDWQRMVIDIPVSISIGWAPLKPGFVGVADALHDADQAMYRVKRSRRKRLNRA
- a CDS encoding DUF402 domain-containing protein, whose protein sequence is MTDAPILSLNLYIGGRLSMAVGARVISAKPGGRLLWIAPQSPMWRHRARDGRHWRDVPVTDDSMREAELVTDIWTNASLIWQPASAKHAIWQRFDATGRFQNWYVNLEERRHQFGQINVIDHELDILVNSDRDWHWKDEESFAAKIGDPAYWTREEAERIRAEAATVIGQIESGTGIFDGRLRRFLPDPTWPPPDLPPVPARRLPG
- a CDS encoding prephenate dehydrogenase, with product MRVRSLRFGVVGTGLIGGSLLRRLVDTDIEVHGWDPDGETLEFAQRHALPVTGDLAEAVADRDIVILATPLSVLPHILERITDHIGPDTVITDVGSTKSGVAAAAAKSPLRDRFVPGHPMAGTEHSGLSAARAGLFDGATWVLCPDSVARIGHVRTLITVITTVFNARVTLMSPDRHDSTVALSSHVPHLLAGSLAGAARASGDEDAVLGLAAGSFTDGTRVAGTAPARTVDMLTANRDAVLAQLALVQNHLSDMAQALTADDARGLTALFAQARQVRTRLTTRADRPATHRFDPADPDGEFAFLMGTGAQGVGLTDCTVTDDAIVYSSLG
- a CDS encoding alpha/beta fold hydrolase, with the protein product MEHVTSADGTRIAMDRTGSGPPLVLVGGALSTRDAGIPLTEEVQSEYTVYRYDRRGRGDSGDTPPYRVEREIEDLAAVIEAADGSAFVYGNSSGAVLALRAAEAGLPIRRLGLFEPPFVGGDPDAIPKISRFLDEEDRAGAIRFFLISIGVPAEMVDASADPALEALAHTIVYDLTITGDNDGLVPVDRLARIDAPALVISSTGSAEPMREAAQATADLLPNGVYRSLAGGWHGVPDADLADLIKQFFVE